atatttaaaaagtgacactaaACCCCACAAAGTTTAACACAGTAACAAAAAAACCCACCTGTTACTTTTGGGCGTGAATTTGGACGGAAATCTAAGGGTATGCCACTCATGTgacatttttcaaccaaaaagttcgAAAATGTCCTCGGGGGgtaaaatttaaacataaattactcTGGGGTAAactataaacataaaaaataataataataataataaaaataaaaaaataaaaaaataaaaaaaaatttaaaattttttttaaaaaaaactaaactaaaacaaacaaaaagctcGGGTTAATTACCTCTTTAGTACTAAGGttctcactttttcttttttcttttttcacctAGATTACAAATTGTATAACAGATGGTACACGACTTATGGAAAAAGACCAATTTAGTACTTCCCTCACATTTTGTTAGCATAAACTAACGGATTGCCACGTGTCACCCTaaaaaaatgccacatgtcctaaaaatatttgatgctatatgtcctaaaaaaaatgccaatttagcgccacatgtcctaaaaaataaaaataattaaaaaacaatcaaaaaagataaaccctaaaaaattaacacatataatatAGTGCCGAGCACTCAGTGGTTCCTCATTCCTCTCCAAAAACACCAAGGAAAACTCTCAAAAGCTCACAACAACACTCAATCAGGGTCTCTCTAGGACTCAGAGGGTAGAATGGGCTGGTAAGGGCGTGGGAGGGGGGTATTTATTGCGTAGAAAAGCTAAGAGTACTGTAGGAGCAGGCCTGCAGTGCAACGAGTGCCCGGTACTACAGTGCCGAACGTTCGCGTACTGTTTACACAACGGTTTTAGGGTTGCACTCGTATACTCGAGCAATATCCAATAGTCAACCAAAATTTAACGTATGCTTAGCTGGTCCCTACACAAGCATTCGTGTGCTGTTTGCAGatgagcgctcgtgtggtcccaCATGAGCGTTCGGCCAAAAagtccaaaatttccaaaatgacTCCCCAACtatccttagtgacccaaaagTCTAaataaccctctaactaagctatcttaacttagttaattatttgggtcactacataaGTCCCACGCAGGTCACCTTGGTGACCCTCCATTGGGTCTTGTGACCCACGGCATCGCTGGTCACCTTGGTGACCCACAATGGGGACCCAATGACCTTCTGgaatttctagaattttttttaaaatgagggcATTTTAGGGATTTCACatccttccgttaggatttaatagaaaattttaatggaggagggtaattggaaaaaatcaaaaaatcgatacaccaaagtgaaattttttgaactttgaggggGTCTTTGCAAAATGCGTGACATTTTAGGAGATGTAAGTGAAGCTTCCCCTaacaaaaactacaaaaatggATCAATGCCATCTTGATCTTCCCTTCAATCATGAGCATCTTGTATACCACTATAAACTTATTTGCATAAATTCATTTAAgctttatatatgtttattaaaaaCTCAAGAGTCACCAGACTTGactttaatcaaaatttacgCCCATCAAACGTTTCCAAGATCACCATGTTTAAACAGCTATTTCCTTAAATAAATTCAACAACTTTCATGCTCGATTAGAGACGAattttgctattaaaaaaataactcttaaaaattCTTGGATGACTATAGTAAAATCTCAACAGTCATGAGATATGACCTTAACCAAAATTTACGTTAGTCATAAGCTATCAAATGTTTCCAAGGTCACCATGCTTAAACAACTCTTCACtttaactaaattaaatttaaatacaaCTTTTATGCTTGATTAGACATGAGTTTTGCCATTAAAAAAACTCTTAGAAATTTATGGATAGATGTTTATAACAAAAACTTAACTATGAGGAGGCTTTACCTTAACCAAAACTCAAGTTAGCCAAGAGCCATCAAACCTTTCAATGGCCGGTATGCTTAAACAAttcttcatttaaataaaaaatttcattttttaggaatttttcgTCTAAAATATCATATAACTCTTGTATATAAAAGCTTTAGATATTGTAGATTATGGATTCATCTTGGAGTTCCCAAAATTAAGCAATTCCAAGAAAGGGAGAGTAACCATGGATATGAAGAGACTTACGATGATGACAATGTGGCTAGTGACTCTTTTTATAGTTATGAAGCCTGTAGAAGACCGTTGGCTTCCCTTTTCTGCCTCCTCTATGCCCCCATCTATCCATCTCTTCTCGCTGCCCACTCGATTTCCCTATTTCTCTCGACTTTACTTTTCTACCCTCCGCACGAAAAGAATTGTTGAAAGGAAAGTGGAAACTTGGAAAAGTTGTTATATAGACTGTACTATGATTTTCTTGAAAGATTGGGATTTGCATGGGATGTACTTTGCCAGGGAGCAATTCGAACTTTGTCATGAAATGTGCGAAAAATTACATGGCATATGATAATTGTGCTATCAATTGTAGCcccacaattatatatattttgttgttgcAAGTGTTGAAGGTATCAACGAGGATCCGTAAGCCTCATACTTAGGCTACTATAATTGAGGCCACAGGATGCTGCATGTATTTTGTGTCAGTCAAATGTTTGGAAAATACTAAGTATTCTTCTAATGTTCTCATGGAGTCATGGTATCCTCCTAACTgtgatgtaccttttaaaattactgcagaatttaagattatcattttttacttttaatctattggtgattttaaaagtcacatcacagttgggaggacactaggagaacactaaaagaacacctagcatttccccaaatattttaacatttacaaTGTATTTACCTTTTGGTTATGGACCATTTTTGTTACGTTTATCAACATTTAAGATGTATTTTCGCTTTGTGCCACCTATGGCACTTTTGTATAGCCAGTGTTTAAGATATgtaaatatacaaaataaatgtttataaatataaaagttacTTGTTAACTCAGTGTGTTATGCGGTGTTCAATGTTTAGATGTTTTCTTTGCGAGTTAATGCACTCCGATATGATGAGAGTATGTAAAGGAGATGTTCAGTGTAGTATCCTGGGCGTCCGCCCTTGTTATAATTTGGGGCGTGTGGTTGTAGGTAAAGGAGAACAATaaaaaaacacctagcatttccccaaatattttaacatttacaaTGTATTTACCTTTTGGTTATGGACCATTTTTGTTATGTTTATCAACATTTAAGATGTATTTTGGCTTTGTGCCGCCTATGGCACTTTTGTATAGCCAATGTTTAAGATATGtaaatatgcaaaataaatgtttataaatataaaagttacTTGTTAACTCAGTGTGTTATGCGGTGTTCAATGTTTAGATGTTTTATTTGCGAGTTAATTCACTCCGATATGATGAGTGTATGTAAAGGAGATGTTCAATGTAGTATCCTGTGCACCTGCCCTTGTTATAATTTGGGGCATGTGGTTGTAGGGTCATTACAATTTAGCATAATGAAGATGATGTTCCTGAAGGAGCTTTGTGGAAGGCATCttcccccccccacccccccggCGCACGTGTTCAATGTTTAGATGTTTTCTTTGCGAGTTAATGCACTCTGATATGATGAGTGTATGTAAATGAGACGCTCAATGTAGCATCCTGTGCGCCCGCCCTTGTTATAATTTGGGGCGTGTGGTTGCAGGGTCATTACAACTCAGCAAAATGAAGATGATCTTCATGAAGGAGCTTTGTGCGCCCAAAAATGTCATTTAGCAAAGACCCACCAAGTTTAAAAGTTCTTACTTCTGTATGtcgatcttttgatttttttcaattactccCCTCCGTTAGAGATTGGGGTTAAATTAAACGGCAAAAAAGGTAAAGTGATATTTTATACCCGTGAAacttttctaaaatttcaaatttatccttaattacaaaagaaaattgtttatatttcttctgtattatcttacaaatttaatagatatAGGGTATACCATTGACTTGTGTTAGATCCACATATGTCTATAAATCTActgattgatttgtaagatgagatgaaaaaaatataagccaagtatttctcttttattaatggtatttttgtctttggggtgatatttgtaattttctttttgtagttTGGAAGACATTTTACAGAATTAACTGTTTGGAAGATATTGATAATTTTGTAGTTTGggtttattttactttaaaaaaataaaaaagtttattttatttttattttttggtcttttcCACGATACAAAGGGCGGACGAATAAAGTGATTGGATGAACGCCCTACGTTTTTGTAATTCTACTGGTTTCAGAGATGGACGCTTTGGGCGGTGGCCTTGGCGGCCTCTGGAACTTAAACTATCCCTTCCGGCGAAGAGCAAAAGACggatccaaatccaaatcctccGATTCCGTGGAAGCAACCAGCGGAGCCGGTTTGCGGTTCCCCTTGAAGCAAGCCCTCATAGCTGGCTCACTCGCTCTATCCGGCGACACAATCGCTCAGCTCACAGAGCGTTGGAGAAAAGCAAAAGCTTTGAACCATGAACAGTCTCTCTCTGATCCTGATGGATTCTCTAAGGTCAGACAAGcactgacattttttttttttttttttcgcttttttgtatttttttggtgcctgtttttttttttttaatgctatgtttggttgctgggaaaatGTGGGGAATGTAAAGTTTGAATATTGTGAgagttatgttttgttttcatctGTTTGTTTGCCACTGGAAGCGTTTATCTGACCCTTCGGCTGCTTAGGAAAATGTCGTTAAAAGTAGAGAAATTTGTTGCTGCGTCTtctgggttttttcttttcttttttttttttgttatgctGTTTTCGGTtacaattttatgaattttgaggCGTTGAATCTATTGATGtcattgttttttcaaattttccttGCTGTTGGTAGCTAAAAGTTCTCTAAATTACCTTTTCTTTGGTGTTTCAGCAAATAACTATTCTATGCTCTGTTTAATTGCtcaaaaatgcaaattatttttCCTGTTTAAACTGTTCTGAACGTAGAAAGCTAAGCGTTTGAGTTAGAATTAGTGGTGTAAGAAAGGTTCATGACATAGGTTTTGACACTTCTAGTGTGATTGATGACTTTATTgcagggatttttttttttttttttggtgccgGGGGGAACTAATGAAATAATTCTAttagaaataaaattcaaacattatatggaagaaaaatattcaaacaGGATTATTTATCTATAAATATTATCTCCAAACTAAAGAGGAGTATTCGAAAGTATATCTAGTCAACTTGGGCATAGATATATgcaaaaaattcacaaaaactCCTTGGGCTTAAAACATCTTgatgctttttttaaaaaaaaaaaaactttggagGTGTCATGGCCCCTTCCACACACAGATACAAAATGGGGTTCTGATTTTTACTTGATTTTTCATGCTGGCATGTCTTTACTGTGTTGTATCCGTATTCCTTATGTACATCCATCCTTCATGGCCTCTGATTGTCTGGTCCTAGAATAGTTATCAAACCTACTGGAACAAGGGctggttcttggttttggtaGCTTGACCTATCAGCCTGGTACCCTGTTAATAGTAGTTGCATTTGCTGAAGAAGTTTTCAAATATGACATAATCTTCATTTCTAGTTTGcaaattatgtttttatgtgGTTGAAAGCCTTCTCTATGACATGTTGAGATGGTTTCTTCCTATGTTCCCTCTGTATCTAGTCAGTGCTTAGGGCTATTCTGAGTTTCATCTTTAACCAAAAACTTTCCCTTAGGATGTAATGCGGACCCTCCTTTCAGACCATGATTGGCTCCGTGCCCTGCGGATGACTTCTTATGGGTTTCTTTTATATGGTCCTGGTTCTTATGCGTGGTATCAGTATCTTGATCATTCGTTGCCGAAGCAAACGGCGCAGAATCTAGTGCTGAAGGTATACTTCCTTTGAATTTCACTTTTCAACAAGCAGCATTTTGATTAATATAAGTTAATTGGAAAATGAAGGGAAAATTCTTTATAGTTTCATTTACTTGCAGGTGCTACTAAACCAAATTGTGCTTGGTCCATGTGTGATTGCTGTTGTTTTTGCATGGAACAACTTATGGCAAGGGAAGCTCTCACAGCTTCCAGACAAGTACCAAAGAGATGCTCTTCCGACATTGCTTTTTGGTAGAAAAAGATCTTTGACTTCGTCTTTATCTTGGCTTGATGATGAGGTCCAAATTTCATGCAATttgattttccctttttattttatgcagGATTTAGATTCTGGATCCCTGTCAGTGCATTGAATTTCTGGTACACGTTTACATCTGTTCTGTTTTATTTCCCTCATCTATTAAGTACTCATGATTTGAAATCTTTAAGCTGTGCGTTTAGAAGTCGTAAACAACAGAATTACTTCTTTGTGTTCTTAAAAAAGATTTTGGGAGAATGTATAGACGCAAAAGACATTTGATCCACATCCAGTAAGCCAACATGTTCTTGTTCAAAAGGTTTGAATAAAGCTCATTCTTGAATTTGGATTTTCTGATTTACTTCCAAAGTTGCTGAGGTTCAACTTGGAGAGGAAAGATTTTGACCGCTATATTACCAACTAGGGGAGTTTATTACTTCCCCAATGCAGATGCTCTACTAGTTGATACAACTTCAGAAGTGACTTAACTTTAACTGGAAGTTGAAACTAAAAACTGAGTACAATGAATTGAAACATGAAACACACtggtatatataattttcatataagtaatgttatttagtagactgttatacgatttcatacaacttgataatgtgacagtgaaaattagcCTTTAGATCAGCACTTGTAAACAAAAAATGGCTGATTTTTACTAACACGTCATCTAGTTATATGATAGTTATATAATAATCTActaagtagcattactcttttcttatatttgttttGGCCCATGACgaacattttttcaaagtagTACTCTAGCACCTACTTCTCTCTCCATTATTACGATAAATTAGTACATCGGTGATTGGAAGATCTAGCTCAACATGCCTTGACCATACATATGACATCTTTACAGGGTTGTGCCTCTTCAAGCTCGTGTCGCTTTCATGTCAACGGGCTCCATATTCTGGAACTTCTGCTTGTCTTCAACTATGAACAAGTAATTGATCAACACAAGAGTTCAATTAATGCTTTGGTATCAGCATATGGAACTTTGACTATGAGGTACTTTCTCATAATACCTCCCTTTTGGATTGTAGATAATTATTTTGGTGGTTTTAacgtgaatttaatcatttgtaGGTTAAAAATGTGGCCTGAAATATGGTTTACTGAAAAGCAGGGGACTTGAGAGTAGTGGTTTTAAATCTTTCTCACCATTTTCCGTTTTCTGCAACACATTCTTATCAAAATTTGTTTAACAATTCTGTTCTGATGGATTTGTCAACCTCTATGCCCAAACACAGACGCTTTTTTGCTCGTGATAGTGAGTGAAATACGTAGAAGTGACGATTTGGTGTTTAGAactgtgtttatttttgttttggtttggcATTCCATATGAATCTAATTATTTATCAGTGACTTCctcacataaaaaatatttcaaataaattaggaaaaacttcattttagccCACTGAACTAtcacgcgttttgagaagatcttcccaaatttcaaaaactatcaatttaatcccatgaat
This window of the Corylus avellana chromosome ca5, CavTom2PMs-1.0 genome carries:
- the LOC132182368 gene encoding protein SYM1-like encodes the protein MDALGGGLGGLWNLNYPFRRRAKDGSKSKSSDSVEATSGAGLRFPLKQALIAGSLALSGDTIAQLTERWRKAKALNHEQSLSDPDGFSKDVMRTLLSDHDWLRALRMTSYGFLLYGPGSYAWYQYLDHSLPKQTAQNLVLKVLLNQIVLGPCVIAVVFAWNNLWQGKLSQLPDKYQRDALPTLLFGFRFWIPVSALNFWVVPLQARVAFMSTGSIFWNFCLSSTMNK